Proteins encoded by one window of Vidua chalybeata isolate OUT-0048 chromosome 10, bVidCha1 merged haplotype, whole genome shotgun sequence:
- the FYTTD1 gene encoding UAP56-interacting factor isoform X1: MRRPGWGRSGVREAAMNAFGAAAPLPGSSAAAGARHGGGESVEKIDMSLDDIIKLNKKEERKQYSPKIKRGLQQNRAQQFSSQGSKWGMQQQKGYGKNRLGRRKKIAGKKRSYGLITGLAAKKAVGSHKGISPLNRQPLSEKNAQRNYPVLKRKTNLQRQSEMQRKQAPALRRPTLLNRRNNVPSTFVRIGNKLNQQKDTRQATFLFRRGLKVQAQVQSTDIDNQTVKRTRQWRTSTTSGGILTVSIDNPGAIISPVSQKLRLTRSPVPPFLMKRDQSEEKKIPKGVPLQFDINSVGKQTGMTLNERFGILKEQRTALSQNKGSRFVTVG, from the exons ATGCGCAGGCCCGGCTGGGGGCGGTCCGGAGTGAGGGAGGCGGCCATGAACGCGTTCGGGGCTGCGGCACCGCTCCCAGGCTCCTCGGCCGCGGCGGGGGCCCGGCACGGCGGCGGCGAGAGCGTGGAGAAGATCGACATGTCCCTGG aTGATATAATCAAGCTGaacaagaaagaagagagaaagcaatattctcccaaaataaaaagagggCTTCAGCAGAATCGAGCTCAACAGTTCAGTTCACAAGGCTCCAAGTGGGGAATGCAACAGCAGAAAG GTTATGGTAAGAATCGTTTGGGGCGCAGAAAGAAGATAGCAGGGAAGAAGCGTTCTTACGGACTCATAACTGGCCTGGCAGCCAAGAAAGCTGTGGGTTCACACAAAGGAATCAGTCCTCTGAACAGACAGCCACTGAGtgaaaag AATGCACAGCGGAATTACCCGGTCTTGAAAAGGAAAACGAACCTACAGAGACaatctgaaatgcagagaaaacaagCTCCTGCCCTCAGGAGGCCTACCCTGCTAAACAGGAG GAATAACGTACCATCTACGTTTGTCAGAATTGGAAACAAACTAAATCAGCAGAAAGATACTCGTCAAGCAACTTTCCTGTTTAGAAGGGGCCTGAAG GTGCAGGCCCAAGTGCAGTCAACAGATATTGATAATCAGACAGTAAAGAGAACTCGTCA ATGGCGAACTTCTACCACAAGTGGAGGGATTCTGACTGTGTCTATTGACAACCCAGGAGCAATCATAAGCCCAGT TTCCCAGAAATTACGATTAACTCGTAGTCCTGTGCCACCGTTTCTGATGAAGAGGGACCAATCTGAAGAGAAGAAGATTCCAAAAGGGGTTCCATTGCAGTTTGATATAAATAGTGTTGGAAAACAG acagGGATGACGTTGAACGAACGATTTGGGATCCTGAAGGAGCAGAGGACAGCACTGTCTCAGAACAAAGGAAGCCGTTTCGTAACAGTGGGCTAA
- the FYTTD1 gene encoding UAP56-interacting factor isoform X2, which produces MDDIIKLNKKEERKQYSPKIKRGLQQNRAQQFSSQGSKWGMQQQKGYGKNRLGRRKKIAGKKRSYGLITGLAAKKAVGSHKGISPLNRQPLSEKNAQRNYPVLKRKTNLQRQSEMQRKQAPALRRPTLLNRRNNVPSTFVRIGNKLNQQKDTRQATFLFRRGLKVQAQVQSTDIDNQTVKRTRQWRTSTTSGGILTVSIDNPGAIISPVSQKLRLTRSPVPPFLMKRDQSEEKKIPKGVPLQFDINSVGKQTGMTLNERFGILKEQRTALSQNKGSRFVTVG; this is translated from the exons ATGG aTGATATAATCAAGCTGaacaagaaagaagagagaaagcaatattctcccaaaataaaaagagggCTTCAGCAGAATCGAGCTCAACAGTTCAGTTCACAAGGCTCCAAGTGGGGAATGCAACAGCAGAAAG GTTATGGTAAGAATCGTTTGGGGCGCAGAAAGAAGATAGCAGGGAAGAAGCGTTCTTACGGACTCATAACTGGCCTGGCAGCCAAGAAAGCTGTGGGTTCACACAAAGGAATCAGTCCTCTGAACAGACAGCCACTGAGtgaaaag AATGCACAGCGGAATTACCCGGTCTTGAAAAGGAAAACGAACCTACAGAGACaatctgaaatgcagagaaaacaagCTCCTGCCCTCAGGAGGCCTACCCTGCTAAACAGGAG GAATAACGTACCATCTACGTTTGTCAGAATTGGAAACAAACTAAATCAGCAGAAAGATACTCGTCAAGCAACTTTCCTGTTTAGAAGGGGCCTGAAG GTGCAGGCCCAAGTGCAGTCAACAGATATTGATAATCAGACAGTAAAGAGAACTCGTCA ATGGCGAACTTCTACCACAAGTGGAGGGATTCTGACTGTGTCTATTGACAACCCAGGAGCAATCATAAGCCCAGT TTCCCAGAAATTACGATTAACTCGTAGTCCTGTGCCACCGTTTCTGATGAAGAGGGACCAATCTGAAGAGAAGAAGATTCCAAAAGGGGTTCCATTGCAGTTTGATATAAATAGTGTTGGAAAACAG acagGGATGACGTTGAACGAACGATTTGGGATCCTGAAGGAGCAGAGGACAGCACTGTCTCAGAACAAAGGAAGCCGTTTCGTAACAGTGGGCTAA